In Rhodobacter sp. 24-YEA-8, the following are encoded in one genomic region:
- a CDS encoding branched-chain amino acid ABC transporter permease, whose translation MDILNAFVAFANFILVPGLTYGSQLALGALGVSLVFAVLRFSNFAHGDTMALGTVMAILFTWMLQSWGVSAGPLPTALIALPFAIIATSALVLGSDIVVYRFYRRAKAKPIILMIASIGVMFVMNGLVRMILGTREIQFADGERFLLPPATFRAATGLAEPLAIRTSQAVSVIVAVICVVALFWFLNRTRTGKSMRAFSDNEDLALLSGINPDRVVTVTWIIAAALATIAGTLYGLDKNYRVFVYFGMLLPIFASAIVGGLGSPIGAIIGGFVIAFSEILITNAWSKILGYLMPEGWLGDGLYQALSTDYKVAVSFVILIIVLLVKPNGIMGSK comes from the coding sequence ATGGATATTCTGAATGCCTTCGTGGCTTTTGCCAATTTCATATTGGTGCCGGGGCTGACCTATGGCAGCCAGCTGGCGCTTGGCGCGCTCGGGGTCTCGCTGGTTTTCGCGGTACTGAGGTTTTCGAATTTCGCGCATGGCGATACGATGGCGCTTGGCACGGTGATGGCGATCCTTTTCACCTGGATGCTGCAAAGCTGGGGCGTCTCGGCCGGCCCGCTGCCGACAGCACTGATCGCGCTGCCTTTCGCGATCATCGCGACCTCCGCTCTGGTGCTGGGCTCTGATATCGTCGTCTACCGCTTTTACCGCCGTGCCAAAGCGAAACCGATCATCCTGATGATCGCCTCGATCGGCGTCATGTTCGTGATGAATGGCCTGGTGCGGATGATCCTCGGCACACGTGAGATTCAATTTGCCGATGGCGAGCGCTTCCTGCTGCCGCCCGCCACCTTCCGCGCCGCGACCGGTCTGGCCGAGCCCCTGGCGATCCGCACTTCCCAGGCAGTTTCCGTGATCGTGGCGGTGATCTGCGTTGTGGCGCTGTTCTGGTTTCTGAACCGCACCCGCACCGGCAAGTCGATGCGGGCCTTTTCCGACAATGAAGATCTGGCGCTTCTGTCCGGGATCAACCCGGACCGCGTGGTGACGGTGACCTGGATCATCGCGGCGGCGCTGGCGACCATTGCCGGGACGCTTTACGGGCTTGATAAAAACTACCGTGTCTTCGTCTATTTCGGGATGCTGCTGCCGATCTTCGCAAGCGCCATTGTCGGCGGGCTCGGCTCGCCCATCGGCGCGATCATCGGCGGCTTTGTCATCGCTTTTTCGGAAATCCTGATCACCAACGCCTGGAGCAAGATCCTCGGCTATCTGATGCCGGAGGGCTGGCTCGGAGACGGGCTCTACCAGGCGCTCTCGACCGATTACAAAGTGGCGGTGAGTTTCGTGATCCTGATCATCGTACTTCTGGTG